The Rhizobium leguminosarum DNA segment GCAAGACGCCAAATCCAGTTTTTCAAACCGCCTGCGCAAGGGCGCGGGCCTCGACGGCGTCAAGACGGCATTGCTGCGGGAACTCGCCCCCGAGCGTGACCGAACCGATCCCAAACGTCTCGCCGCTATGATCAAGTCCCTGCCGATCCCTGTTCTCGAAACCCGGCCGATCGGCGAGGCGATCTCCTCAGCCGGCGGCATCCGCTGGAGCGGCATTGACGACAGCTATATGTTGAAGGCGCTGCCCGGCACCTTCGTCGCCGGTGAGATGCTCGACTGGGAGGCGCCGACTGGCGGTTATCTCCTCACCGCCTGCCTGGCGACTGGCCGGGCTGCCGCCAGCGGTATCGAAACCTGGCTGCAAGGCACTGGCGCTCGCCAGCGCTGAAGTAAACATAAGTTAGATCATCCTTGGATCAGGCCGAGGCTGGATGAAACGTCATGACAAGGCCGTTCATGCAGTAGCGAAGCCCGGTTGGCTTTGGACCATCATCGAAGACGTGGCCGAGATGGCCGCCACAGCGGCCGCAATGGACCGCCGTGCGCGCCATGCCGAACGTCGTGTCGTTGGTGGTGCCGACGGCATGGTCGAGCGGCGCCCAAAAGCTCGGCCAGCCGGTGCCGCTGTCGAATTTGGTCGCCGATGAAAACAGCTTTTGGTCGCAGCCGGCGCAGGCGAAGTTGCCCTTTCGCTCCTCATGCAGCAGGGCGCTGGTGAAGGGAGCCTCCGTCCCCGCCTGGCGCAGGATGACAAATTGATCCGGCGTCAGCAGCTTGCGCCATTCCTCCTCGGTGTGCGTCACCGCAAACGTCTCGCCGGCGATCGCCTTGCCGGCCCCCAAGCGAACCGTAAGCGCCCCGAAAGCGGCACCCATCAGCAACAATCGTCTGTTTAACATGGTCGGGATCTCCTCGCCTTGCAAACCTGTTTCTGCACAGGACTACGGGCGAGAGCGGTCTTTTGTTACACTCTCTGCGTCCGAACACTGAAATGTGATTCCGCCACCTTCGTCTGGAAAACTCGAACGCTGATGACCGTCAGGTACCGGCTGATTGCAAACCGGCCGCTTTTCCATCAGACTATGCTGACGTTCCGTGGGAGGAGCCGATGCACGAACACTCAGCACATGCCGAGCATGTCTACACCTCTGCCCAGCGAGATTCCGCCGCGGCCAGTTCTCCGGTTGTCGCCTCCTGGCGGCGATGCATGACCATGCACCAGCTCGCTCCGGAGGACGAACGGGCGCCGCTGCGCGTTACCGATGAAGAATTCCGGCGTGCCCGCGAACAGTCTGGGGAGCTGATCGCCAGCGCGACCGAAGAGCTCGATCGTCTCTTTACCACCGTTGGCAAGGCCGGTTGCTGCCTGCTTCTGACGGACAGGAACGGCATTGCATTGGAGCGTCGGGGGGCTGCCGGCGACGACAAGGAATTTCACGAACTCGGCCTGTGGACCGGCTCGGTCTGGACCGAGGCGAGCATCGGCACCAATGGCATTGGCACCGCCCTTGCCGACGAGCGTGCTGTCGCCATCTTCCGCGATCAACATTTCTTCTGCGCAAATACCAGCCTCAGTTGCACGACGGCGCCTATCCGCGACCATCGTGGCCGGGTGGCCGCAGCCCTCGATATCTCTACCTGCCGTGAAGACGTCAACGAGATGACGCTGACGATCCTGACGCAGACTGTGCGCGATGCGGCGATGCGCATCGAGCTCAACCTCTTCCGCGCGGCCTTTCCCAGCGCCCGTTTCCTGATGGTTCCGGCCGGCGTCAATTCCGCTGCCGCCCTGCTTGCCGTCGACCGGCATGACCTCGTGCTCGGAGCGACGCGTGCCGCCCGCATCGCGCTGCAGCTGGACGACAGGCGCATTGCCGCCGGCATTCCGGCCGCCGATGCGCTGCATGAGGCTGGCGTCTCGCAGCAGGAGGAGATC contains these protein-coding regions:
- the msrB gene encoding peptide-methionine (R)-S-oxide reductase MsrB, whose protein sequence is MLNRRLLLMGAAFGALTVRLGAGKAIAGETFAVTHTEEEWRKLLTPDQFVILRQAGTEAPFTSALLHEERKGNFACAGCDQKLFSSATKFDSGTGWPSFWAPLDHAVGTTNDTTFGMARTAVHCGRCGGHLGHVFDDGPKPTGLRYCMNGLVMTFHPASA
- a CDS encoding helix-turn-helix domain-containing protein, translated to MHEHSAHAEHVYTSAQRDSAAASSPVVASWRRCMTMHQLAPEDERAPLRVTDEEFRRAREQSGELIASATEELDRLFTTVGKAGCCLLLTDRNGIALERRGAAGDDKEFHELGLWTGSVWTEASIGTNGIGTALADERAVAIFRDQHFFCANTSLSCTTAPIRDHRGRVAAALDISTCREDVNEMTLTILTQTVRDAAMRIELNLFRAAFPSARFLMVPAGVNSAAALLAVDRHDLVLGATRAARIALQLDDRRIAAGIPAADALHEAGVSQQEEIVEAEKAALLRALSRTSGNVSQAAVALGISRATLHRKMKKFDLH